A portion of the Callithrix jacchus isolate 240 chromosome 13, calJac240_pri, whole genome shotgun sequence genome contains these proteins:
- the LOC118146841 gene encoding protein NYNRIN-like isoform X1, whose product MIWKERGFLTTKGTPVLNGKLISQLIQAIQLPSKVAIIHYRGHQSIQTPVARGNAFADSVAKATAKEKAPPTTLCFLSKTYSPQYSPTELTNLQSTPNIQFKDDWAFKHNLLILPEKQRYQIIRDIHNSLHIGPKALYQFLSPLFHPHHLLSTIQEVQSSCTVCARTNSQGSCHPRRQLHQLCRFLPGQDWQIDFTHMPKHKQYRYLLTIVDTFSGWIEAYPTASESAGTVATHLIQDIIPRFGLPATIQSDNGPAFTSKVTNAVSTSLGIQWKLHTAYHPQSSGKVEQANDLIKEHLTKLMLELRQSWVTLLPIALARLRASPRGPSQLSPFELLYGRPFLLSTPPSPYVRTAHQVHSAISLQEQSLNTQLQPHSSPFSWLTFLKEGIKLANISGLTDLTSCLMCASLGQTPFITVPYPIPLNPSASTSPFSPIKEVNLYTPPDFTQLPICHSLGRNYPNCNKTILVTTNLTAPQGTFFWCNKNPLHRPILNPLMSPSNLSPLTYCILLSRIPNAAGTTPLHPTGRISTSSHGPLPRKRSTCGWIGGGEH is encoded by the coding sequence ATGATATGGAAGGAACGGGGTTTTCTTACCACTAAAGGTACCCCTGTTCTCAATGGAAAGCTCATTTCTCAACTCATTCAGGCAATCCAGCTCCCCAGCAAGGTAGCCATCATTCACTACCGGGGACACCAATCCATCCAAACTCCTGTGGCTCGGGGAAATGCCTTTGCTGACTCAGTTGCCAAAGCCACAGCTAAGGAAAAGGCCCCTCCTACCACCCTCTGCTTCCTTTCCAAAACGTACAGCCCTCAATACTCTCCCACTGAACTCACCAACCTTCAATCCACGCCCAACATCCAATTCAAAGacgactgggccttcaagcataacctccttaTCCTCCCCGAAAAACAAAGGTACCAAATAATCCGAGACATTCACAACTCCCTCCACATCGGACCTAAAGCTCTATACCAGTTCCTCAGcccactttttcacccccaccacctcctcagtaccatacaggaagtccagtcctcctgTACTGTCTGCGCAAGAACTAactcccagggttcctgtcatcctcggcgccagcttcatcaaCTATGCCGGTTCCTACCTGGCCAGGACTGGCAAATCGATTTTACCCACATGCCAAAGCACAAGCAATACCgatatctgctaaccattgttgacactttttcaggctggatcgaagcttaccccacagcctctgagtctgcgggaacagtagccactcatctcattcaagacatcataccacgctttggactcccagccACCATACAGTCGGACAACGGCCCAGCTTTCACCTCCAAAGTTACTAAtgctgtttctacctctctaggaattcagtggaagctacataCCGCTTACCATccccagtcctctggtaaggtggagcAGGCCAATGACCTCATCAAAGAACATCTAACCAAACttatgcttgagctccgccaatcctgggtcaCTTTACTCCCTATCGCCCTCGCCAGGTTAAGAGCAAGCCCTCGGGGCCCATCGcagcttagcccatttgagctgctgtatggtcgCCCCTTCCTTCTTTCAACCCCCCCTTCGCCATATGTACGTACGGCACACCAAGTCCATTCTGCTATTAGCCTACAAGAACAATCCCTAAATACCCAACTGCAACCACACTCGTCTCCGTTTTCCTGGCTAACCTTCCtcaaagaaggaatcaagttagctaacatctcaggattaactgacctaacctcatgcctcatgtgtgcctccttaggacagactcccttcatCACAGTCCCCTACCCTATCCCTCTCAACccttcagcctcaacttctcccttctcccccatcAAGGAAGTAAAcctctacactccacctgattttaCGCAGCTGCCAATATGCcattccctaggccgaaactACCCCAACTGTAACAAAACCATactggtaaccactaatctaACAGCCCCACAGGGAacttttttttggtgtaacaAAAACCCTCTACACCGGCCAATCCTCAACCCTCTTATGTCTCCCAGTAACCTTAGTCCCTTGACTTACTGTATACTCCTCAGCCGAATTCCAAATGCTGCAGGCACCACTCCACTGCACCCGACGGGCCGCATTTCTACCTCTAGCCATGGGCCTCTCCCTCGCAAGCGCAGCACTTGTGGCTGGATTGGCGGGGGGGAGCACTAA